The region GCCGTTCGGCGCCGTCGACCCGATCACCCGCGACCACCTCCAGGACGAGCTGATCCGGCTCCAGCACGAGCTGCACAAGACCATCTGCTTCGTCACCCACGACTTCGACGAGGCCATCAAGATCGGCGACCGGATCGCGGTGCTCCGCGAGCGCTCGCACATCGCCCAGTTCGACACCCCCGAGGCCATCCTCACCAACCCGTCCGACGACTTCGTCTCCGGCTTCGTCGGCGCGGGGGCGGCGCTCAAACGGCTGAACCTGACCCGTGTCCGGGACGTGGGCGTGGTCGACTTCCCCACCGCCAGGATCGACGACCCGCTGGAGTCCATCTTCGACCGGCTGCGCTCCGGCTCCCACAACGAACTGCTGCTGCTGGACCCCAACCGCCGCCCGTACAAATGGCTGCGCCGCGGCGACCTGGCCCTGGCCAAGGAGTCGCTGGCCCGGGCCGGGACGCCGGTGCAGCACACCGTGACCCGGGACGCGACGCTGCGCGACGCGCTGGAGGCGGTCCTCACCGACAGCGCGGGCCGGGTCTCGGTCACCGGGCGGCGCGGCGAGTACATCGGCGTGGTCGACATGGAGACGCTGATGAACAACGTCCAGGAACTGCTGGAGGCGGACCGGATGGAGGCCCTGGAGCACCAGCACCAGCTCCGGGAGCAGCACGCCCGCCAGACGCAGCTGGAACAGGAAGGCCTGGAGGCATGAGCCCCCACGACGGGAGCAGCCCGCGGCACGGCGAGCGCCCGACGGGCGACCACGAGGCCTTCGCCTTCCGCGACGACGTCGAGATGCAGGAGCGGGAGGGGGCGGCCGGCGAGGCGCCCGTCCGGTCCGCCGCCCGGGGCCGGCGCCGGATCAGCTGGCAGAAGTGGACCTTCATGCCGGCCTTCCTGGTCCTGGCGCTGCTCGCCACCTGGCTGTGGTTCCGCGGCGCCCGCCTGGACTCCATCGCCCACCAGGCGGTCGACAACGGGAAGGTGTGGCTGGCACTGAAGCAGCACATCTACCTCACCGCAGTCTCCACCTTCTTCGTACTGATCATCGCGATCCCGCTGGGTATCGCGCTGACCCGGTCCAAGCTGCGCCGGGCCACCCCGGTCGCCATGGCCTTCGCCAACCTCGGGCAGGCCGTGCCCGCCCTGGGTCTGCTGATCCTGCTGGTCATCTGGCTGGGCATCGGGGCCCGCTCGGCGATCGTCGGCATGGTCATCTACGCCGTGCTGCCGGTCCTCGCCAACACCATCGCCGGGCTGCGCGGTATCGAGCCGACCCTGACCGAGGCCGCCCGCGGCATCGGCATGTCCCCCACCGGCGTGCTGACCAAGGTCGAACTCCCCCTGGCCGTACCGCTGATCCTGGCCGGCGTCCGCACCGCGCTGGTCCTGAACGTCGGCACCGCGACGCTGGCGACCTTCGGCGGGGGCGGCGGCCTCGGCGACCTGATCTCGGCGGGCATCGTCACCCAGCGCATGCCCGTCCTGATCCTCGGGTCGGTGCTCACCGTGGCGCTCGCCCTGCTGGTCGAATGGCTGGCGTCGCTGGCCGAACTGCTGCTGCGGCCGCGCGGACTGGAGGCGACGGTATGAGGACCCATCCGCGTCGGGACCCGCGCCACCCCGGAAGACGCCGGGGCGCCCGCTTCCTCATCACCCTGCTCGCGACCGTGCTCAGCGGATGCGGCCTGGTCAGCGGCAGTGCGATGAGCGACAACGTGCTGCCGGGGCCGAAGGCCGGCTACCCGGGCCGGCCGCTCACCGGTGCGCAGCTGACGGTGACCTCGAAGGAGTTCACCGAGCAGATCGTCCTCGGCCAGATGATGGGCATCATCTTCGAGGCGGCGGGCGCCAAGGTCATCGACAAGACCAGCATCCAGGGCTCGATCGGCGCCCGGGAGGCGGTCAAATCCGGCACTGCGGACGCCGCGTACGAGTACACCGGCACCGGCTGGATCACCTACCTCGGCCACACCAAGCCGATCGTCGACCCGCAGAAGCAGTGGAAGGCGGTCCGCGACGAGGACCGGAAGAACGGCATCGTCTGGCTCCCGGCCTCTACCCTGAACAACACCTACGCGCTGGCGCTGAACACCGCGAACTGGAAGAAACTGGACGTGCGCAACCTCTCGCAGGTGGCGGCGCTGTCCCACAAGAATCCCGGCGCCGTGACGATGTGCGTGGAGAACGAGTTCGCCACCCGCAACGACGGGCTGCCGGGCATGGCGCGGGCGTACGGCATGAACGTGCCCTCCGCCAACATCCGCAAGATGACCGGCGGCGTCGTCTACACCGAGACGCAGAAGGGCACCTGTGCGTTCGGCGAGGTCTTCACCACCGACGGCCGGATCAAGGCGATGCATCTGCACGTCCTCGCCGACGACAAGCACTTCTTCCCCAACTACAACGTCGCCCCCGAGATCAATGCCGCGGCCCTGAAGAAGTACCCGGCGATGGCCGAGGTCCTGGCCCCGGTCACCAAGGCCCTCAACAACACCGTCGCCCAGGAGCTCAACCGCAAGGTCGACGTGGACGGCGAGGACCCGCACGAGGTCGCGAAGGACTGGCTGATCCGGGAGGGGTTCATCAAGGAGGGGTGAGGCACGGCCGCGGGAGGGCCGGGGCCGGCAGCGGGCCCGCTCAGCAGTGGGGAACCGGGCCCCCGGTCCGCAGGGCCTTCAGGGCGTCCACCGCGCCGTCGAGCGTGGTGACCGGAATCAGCCGCATCCCCTTCGGCAGCTCCGCCCGCGCGTCCGTGCACTCCTTGCGCGGGACCAGGAAGACCGAGGCGCCGTCCCGGTGCGCGGCCTGCGTCTTCAGCGGGACCCCGCCCACCGCGCCGACCTTCCCGCCGGCGGTGATGGTCCCCGTACCGGCGATGGTGCGCCCGGCGGTCAGGTCGTGGCCCGCGCCGTCACCGTCCAGCTTGTCGACGATGCCGAGGGCGAACATCAGCCCGGCGCTGGGACCGCCGACGTCCGCGAGGCTCAGCTTGACCTTGATGTCCTTGGTGGACCTGCCGAGCTGCCCGAGCGCGGCGCTGGTGGCGCTGTCCTG is a window of Streptomyces caniferus DNA encoding:
- a CDS encoding glycine betaine ABC transporter substrate-binding protein, with protein sequence MRTHPRRDPRHPGRRRGARFLITLLATVLSGCGLVSGSAMSDNVLPGPKAGYPGRPLTGAQLTVTSKEFTEQIVLGQMMGIIFEAAGAKVIDKTSIQGSIGAREAVKSGTADAAYEYTGTGWITYLGHTKPIVDPQKQWKAVRDEDRKNGIVWLPASTLNNTYALALNTANWKKLDVRNLSQVAALSHKNPGAVTMCVENEFATRNDGLPGMARAYGMNVPSANIRKMTGGVVYTETQKGTCAFGEVFTTDGRIKAMHLHVLADDKHFFPNYNVAPEINAAALKKYPAMAEVLAPVTKALNNTVAQELNRKVDVDGEDPHEVAKDWLIREGFIKEG
- a CDS encoding ABC transporter ATP-binding protein — encoded protein: MPETPETAADSASASASASGARIQLENLTKLYPGNPVPAVDNVNMEIKAGEIVILVGPSGCGKSTTLKMINRLIEPSSGRIRIGDEDVTDMDPVKLRRKIGYAIQASGLFPHMTVAQNIALVPKMIGWSQSKTRNRVEEMLDLVGLDPREFHGRYPRQLSGGQQQRVGVARALAADPPVLLMDEPFGAVDPITRDHLQDELIRLQHELHKTICFVTHDFDEAIKIGDRIAVLRERSHIAQFDTPEAILTNPSDDFVSGFVGAGAALKRLNLTRVRDVGVVDFPTARIDDPLESIFDRLRSGSHNELLLLDPNRRPYKWLRRGDLALAKESLARAGTPVQHTVTRDATLRDALEAVLTDSAGRVSVTGRRGEYIGVVDMETLMNNVQELLEADRMEALEHQHQLREQHARQTQLEQEGLEA
- a CDS encoding ABC transporter permease — translated: MSPHDGSSPRHGERPTGDHEAFAFRDDVEMQEREGAAGEAPVRSAARGRRRISWQKWTFMPAFLVLALLATWLWFRGARLDSIAHQAVDNGKVWLALKQHIYLTAVSTFFVLIIAIPLGIALTRSKLRRATPVAMAFANLGQAVPALGLLILLVIWLGIGARSAIVGMVIYAVLPVLANTIAGLRGIEPTLTEAARGIGMSPTGVLTKVELPLAVPLILAGVRTALVLNVGTATLATFGGGGGLGDLISAGIVTQRMPVLILGSVLTVALALLVEWLASLAELLLRPRGLEATV
- a CDS encoding S16 family serine protease — its product is MSSRTRALAVCSALVLALLLAAVLAPLPFAVAYPGMTANVLGNDKGKPVITITGAGTRKTSGQLRMTSIVATGPDASVHLPDIIEGWFRKDEAVMPREAVYPVGNNTEEIAEHNAKQMAESQDSATSAALGQLGRSTKDIKVKLSLADVGGPSAGLMFALGIVDKLDGDGAGHDLTAGRTIAGTGTITAGGKVGAVGGVPLKTQAAHRDGASVFLVPRKECTDARAELPKGMRLIPVTTLDGAVDALKALRTGGPVPHC